One segment of Solanum stenotomum isolate F172 chromosome 1, ASM1918654v1, whole genome shotgun sequence DNA contains the following:
- the LOC125871876 gene encoding probable E3 ubiquitin-protein ligase ARI2 isoform X2, whose product MEDYGSSDEDIYSSDQESYDGLENEEADSQWGSSTGNSCKVITRESLLVAQREDLRRVMDLLSLREHHARTLLIHYRWDVERLFAILVEKGKTCLFAEAGVTILEEVDVDSSVSSSTMMCGICMEEVAGSEVTKMDCGHCFCNDCWTEHFIVKIKEGQSKRIRCMAHKCFAICDEAVIRKLVSKRHPDLAEKFDRFLLESYIEDNKMVKWCPSIPHCGNAIRVETDEFCEVECSCGLQFCFSCLSEAHSPCSCWMWELWTKKCRDESETVNWITVHTKPCPKCHKPVEKNGGCNLVSCICGQAFCWLCGGATGRDHTWSSIAGHSCGRYKEDQEKKSERAKRDLYRYMHYHNRYKAHTDSFTQESRLRETIKEKVASLESRDSRLRDFSWVTNGLYRLFRSRRALSFSYPFAFYMFGDDLFKDEMTNEEKEIKQHLFEDQQQQLEANVEKLSKVFEDPFDGFEETEIMDMRMQVLNLSVVTDTLCKKMYECIETDLLGALQFSSHNIAPYQSKGIERATELNGGWNTKANNNITCQKAHDQTNGCTL is encoded by the exons ATGGAGGATTACGGGAGCAGCGACGAAGATATATATTCGTCTGATCAAGAATCTTACGACGGACTCGAGAATGAGGAGGCTGATTCTCAATGGGGCTCTTCCACAGGAAATTCCTGCAAG GTAATCACAAGGGAGTCTCTCTTGGTGGCACAG AGAGAAGATTTGCGGAGAGTGATGGACTTGCTCTCACTAAGAGAACACCATGCAAGAACCTTGCTCATTCACTACCGTTGGGATGTTGAGAGGTTGTTTGCGATTCTTGTTGAGAAGGGAAAAACTTGCTTATTTGCTGAAGCAGGGGTAACTATTCTTGAAGAAGTTGATGTTGACTCGTCTGTGTCTTCTTCGACTATGATGTGCGGCATATGCATGGAAGAGGTAGCGGGGAGTGAGGTCACGAAAATGGACTGTGGCCACTGCTTCTGCAATGACT gTTGGACAGAGCATTTTATTGTGAAAATAAAGGAGGGGCAGAGTAAGAGAATAAGGTGCATGGCTCATAAATGCTTTGCTATCTGCGATGAAGCTGTTATTAGAAAGCTAGTTAGTAAAAGGCATCCTGATTTGGCAGAGAAATTTGATCGGTTTCTCCTTGAATCATACATTGAGGACAATAAAATGGTGAAATGGTGTCCAAGTATCCCTCATTGTGGGAATGCTATACGGGTAGAGACCGATGAGTTCTGTGAAGTAGAATGTTCATGTGGTTTACAGTTCTGTTTCAGTTGCTTATCAGAAGCACATTCGCCTTGTTCTTGCTGGATGTGGGAACTTTGGACCAAGAAGTGCCGAGATGAATCAGAGACTGTTAATTGGATTACAGTTCACACTAAGCCTTGTCCAAAGTGTCATAAACCGGTCGAGAAGAATGGAGGTTGCAACTTAGTTAGCTGCATTTGTGGGCAAGCATTTTG TTGGCTATGTGGTGGAGCTACTGGCCGAGATCATACTTGGTCAAGTATCGCTGGTCACAGCTGTGGTCGTTATAAAGAAGATCAGGAAAAGAAGTCTGAACGGGCTAAGCGTGATCTCTATCGCTACATGCATTATCACAATCGTTATAAAGCTCATACGGATTCTTTTACACAGGAGTCTCGTCTGAGGGAGACCATAAAAGAAAAGGTAGCAAGTTTGGAATCAAGGGATTCAAGATTGAGAGATTTTAGTTGGGTTACAAATGGACTTTATAGGCTTTTCAGATCAAGACGGGCTCTCTcgttttcatacccatttgcaTTTTATATGTTTGGTGATGACTTATTTAAGGATGAAATGACAAATgaggaaaaggaaataaaacaGCATTTATTTGAGGACCAGCAACAGCAGCTTGAGGCCAATGTTGAAAAGTTATCAAAAGTTTTTGAGGATCCATTTGATGGTTTTGAAGAGACAGAGATTATGGACATGAGGATGCAAGTCTTGAATCTCTCTGTGGTAACTGATACactatgtaagaaaat GTATGAATGCATTGAGACTGATTTATTGGGAGCTCTACAGTTCAGTAGTCACAATATAGCTCCGTACCAGTCAAAGGGCATTGAGAGAGCAACAGAGCTTAATGGAGGCTGGAACACCAAAGCAAACAACAACATTACATGTCAAAAAGCCCATGACCAGACAAATG GTTGTACATTATAA
- the LOC125871876 gene encoding probable E3 ubiquitin-protein ligase ARI2 isoform X1 produces the protein MEDYGSSDEDIYSSDQESYDGLENEEADSQWGSSTGNSCKVITRESLLVAQREDLRRVMDLLSLREHHARTLLIHYRWDVERLFAILVEKGKTCLFAEAGVTILEEVDVDSSVSSSTMMCGICMEEVAGSEVTKMDCGHCFCNDCWTEHFIVKIKEGQSKRIRCMAHKCFAICDEAVIRKLVSKRHPDLAEKFDRFLLESYIEDNKMVKWCPSIPHCGNAIRVETDEFCEVECSCGLQFCFSCLSEAHSPCSCWMWELWTKKCRDESETVNWITVHTKPCPKCHKPVEKNGGCNLVSCICGQAFCWLCGGATGRDHTWSSIAGHSCGRYKEDQEKKSERAKRDLYRYMHYHNRYKAHTDSFTQESRLRETIKEKVASLESRDSRLRDFSWVTNGLYRLFRSRRALSFSYPFAFYMFGDDLFKDEMTNEEKEIKQHLFEDQQQQLEANVEKLSKVFEDPFDGFEETEIMDMRMQVLNLSVVTDTLCKKMYECIETDLLGALQFSSHNIAPYQSKGIERATELNGGWNTKANNNITCQKAHDQTNGGSIELVHPSGCGTSDESGCSSRKRTRKDSGGSFFDLNLPAELVDRN, from the exons ATGGAGGATTACGGGAGCAGCGACGAAGATATATATTCGTCTGATCAAGAATCTTACGACGGACTCGAGAATGAGGAGGCTGATTCTCAATGGGGCTCTTCCACAGGAAATTCCTGCAAG GTAATCACAAGGGAGTCTCTCTTGGTGGCACAG AGAGAAGATTTGCGGAGAGTGATGGACTTGCTCTCACTAAGAGAACACCATGCAAGAACCTTGCTCATTCACTACCGTTGGGATGTTGAGAGGTTGTTTGCGATTCTTGTTGAGAAGGGAAAAACTTGCTTATTTGCTGAAGCAGGGGTAACTATTCTTGAAGAAGTTGATGTTGACTCGTCTGTGTCTTCTTCGACTATGATGTGCGGCATATGCATGGAAGAGGTAGCGGGGAGTGAGGTCACGAAAATGGACTGTGGCCACTGCTTCTGCAATGACT gTTGGACAGAGCATTTTATTGTGAAAATAAAGGAGGGGCAGAGTAAGAGAATAAGGTGCATGGCTCATAAATGCTTTGCTATCTGCGATGAAGCTGTTATTAGAAAGCTAGTTAGTAAAAGGCATCCTGATTTGGCAGAGAAATTTGATCGGTTTCTCCTTGAATCATACATTGAGGACAATAAAATGGTGAAATGGTGTCCAAGTATCCCTCATTGTGGGAATGCTATACGGGTAGAGACCGATGAGTTCTGTGAAGTAGAATGTTCATGTGGTTTACAGTTCTGTTTCAGTTGCTTATCAGAAGCACATTCGCCTTGTTCTTGCTGGATGTGGGAACTTTGGACCAAGAAGTGCCGAGATGAATCAGAGACTGTTAATTGGATTACAGTTCACACTAAGCCTTGTCCAAAGTGTCATAAACCGGTCGAGAAGAATGGAGGTTGCAACTTAGTTAGCTGCATTTGTGGGCAAGCATTTTG TTGGCTATGTGGTGGAGCTACTGGCCGAGATCATACTTGGTCAAGTATCGCTGGTCACAGCTGTGGTCGTTATAAAGAAGATCAGGAAAAGAAGTCTGAACGGGCTAAGCGTGATCTCTATCGCTACATGCATTATCACAATCGTTATAAAGCTCATACGGATTCTTTTACACAGGAGTCTCGTCTGAGGGAGACCATAAAAGAAAAGGTAGCAAGTTTGGAATCAAGGGATTCAAGATTGAGAGATTTTAGTTGGGTTACAAATGGACTTTATAGGCTTTTCAGATCAAGACGGGCTCTCTcgttttcatacccatttgcaTTTTATATGTTTGGTGATGACTTATTTAAGGATGAAATGACAAATgaggaaaaggaaataaaacaGCATTTATTTGAGGACCAGCAACAGCAGCTTGAGGCCAATGTTGAAAAGTTATCAAAAGTTTTTGAGGATCCATTTGATGGTTTTGAAGAGACAGAGATTATGGACATGAGGATGCAAGTCTTGAATCTCTCTGTGGTAACTGATACactatgtaagaaaat GTATGAATGCATTGAGACTGATTTATTGGGAGCTCTACAGTTCAGTAGTCACAATATAGCTCCGTACCAGTCAAAGGGCATTGAGAGAGCAACAGAGCTTAATGGAGGCTGGAACACCAAAGCAAACAACAACATTACATGTCAAAAAGCCCATGACCAGACAAATG GAGGTTCCATAGAATTGGTTCATCCATCAGGTTGTGGAACTTCAGATGAGAGTGGATGCTCCTCAAGGAAGCGTACAAGAAAGGATTCCGGTGGTAGCTTTTTCGATCTTAACTTGCCTGCTGAGCTCGTTGATAGGAATTGA